One stretch of Mycolicibacterium fallax DNA includes these proteins:
- the rbfA gene encoding 30S ribosome-binding factor RbfA — translation MADPARAKRLAKRIATIVASAIEYEIKDPRLAGVTITDSKVTGDLHDATLYYTVLGTSLQQEPDYAGAAAALESAKGVLRSKVGAGTGVRFTPTLTFVRDTVPDVANRMEELLAAARAADAEVARARAGAVPAGDADPYRSAADEHEAGGPDGETDLRDTGDHGRSVG, via the coding sequence ATGGCTGATCCGGCCCGGGCCAAGCGGCTCGCCAAGCGGATCGCGACGATCGTCGCCTCGGCGATCGAGTACGAGATCAAGGATCCCCGGCTGGCCGGGGTGACGATCACCGACTCGAAGGTCACCGGCGACCTGCACGACGCCACCCTGTACTACACGGTGCTGGGCACGTCGCTGCAGCAGGAGCCGGACTACGCCGGGGCCGCCGCGGCCCTGGAGAGCGCCAAGGGTGTGCTGCGCTCGAAGGTCGGCGCGGGAACCGGTGTCCGGTTCACCCCGACGCTGACCTTCGTGCGGGACACCGTGCCGGACGTCGCGAACCGGATGGAGGAGCTGCTGGCGGCCGCCCGGGCGGCGGACGCCGAGGTGGCCCGGGCCCGCGCCGGCGCGGTGCCGGCCGGCGATGCCGACCCGTACCGCAGCGCCGCCGACGAGCACGAGGCCGGGGGGCCGGACGGGGAAACCGACCTGCGGGACACCGGTGACCACGGTCGATCCGTCGGCTGA